A genome region from Bacteroidales bacterium includes the following:
- a CDS encoding YhdH/YhfP family quinone oxidoreductase: MSQTQYKAFRVTETPNGLFSRQIEQLNTSELPERGVLIRVRYSSLNYKDALSSHGNKGVTRRYPHTPGIDAAGIVIKSNSGLFREGDEVIVTGYDLGMNTSGGFGEYINVPAEWIVPKPAGLSLKESMIFGTAGFTAALSIHHLLRSGQEPQAGPILVTGATGGVGSLAVAMLTLLGFDVIAATGKPEQENLLRKLGAKTVIDRKETDDLSGKALLRPRWSGAIDTVGGNILATLLKSCAEHGNIACCGNVSSPELHTTVFPFILNGVNLLGVNSATTPMANRKILWEKLSNVWKPTLPAELIHETNLMDLDLYITKILQGKIAGRVVLKHDNE; this comes from the coding sequence ATGTCTCAAACCCAGTATAAAGCATTTCGGGTAACAGAAACCCCAAATGGCCTGTTCAGCAGGCAAATTGAACAGTTAAATACCAGTGAACTCCCTGAACGTGGAGTCTTAATCAGGGTCAGGTATTCATCACTAAACTATAAAGATGCCTTATCTTCACATGGAAACAAGGGCGTTACAAGGCGTTATCCTCATACCCCGGGAATCGACGCTGCAGGCATTGTGATAAAAAGCAATTCCGGACTTTTCAGGGAAGGTGATGAGGTGATTGTTACAGGTTACGACCTGGGAATGAATACCTCCGGAGGTTTTGGAGAATATATCAATGTGCCGGCAGAATGGATTGTTCCAAAACCTGCAGGATTGTCACTTAAAGAAAGTATGATCTTTGGAACTGCAGGATTCACAGCTGCACTTTCGATTCATCACCTCCTGAGATCAGGACAGGAACCGCAGGCCGGACCAATATTGGTGACAGGTGCTACCGGCGGGGTTGGGAGTCTTGCTGTAGCTATGTTAACATTACTGGGATTTGATGTAATAGCAGCCACCGGCAAACCTGAACAGGAAAACCTACTTCGAAAACTTGGGGCAAAGACTGTTATCGACAGGAAAGAAACCGATGACCTGTCGGGAAAAGCACTACTTCGCCCAAGATGGTCAGGGGCAATCGATACCGTAGGAGGGAATATACTGGCAACTCTTTTAAAGTCGTGTGCTGAGCATGGAAATATTGCCTGTTGCGGAAATGTATCATCCCCTGAACTTCATACCACCGTGTTCCCCTTTATCCTGAATGGAGTAAACCTGTTAGGAGTGAACTCAGCCACTACACCAATGGCAAACCGAAAGATTTTATGGGAAAAACTGTCAAATGTCTGGAAACCTACACTACCAGCGGAATTGATTCATGAAACCAATCTCATGGACCTTGATCTGTACATAACAAAAATTCTGCAAGGCAAAATTGCTGGCAGGGTTGTCCTGAAGCATGATAATGAATAA
- a CDS encoding cation transporter, with the protein MKARLVSVILMTILIACQIQAQDTKKASIAIQTSAQCEQCKERIEKALAFEKGIISSNLDLETKIVTVSFKTSKTSPETIRKAIAAVGYDADEVRADVEAYEALPGCCKKPGDPNHIPH; encoded by the coding sequence ATGAAAGCAAGACTCGTCAGCGTTATATTAATGACAATCTTAATAGCCTGTCAAATTCAGGCTCAGGATACCAAAAAAGCCAGTATTGCCATCCAGACCTCAGCACAATGTGAACAATGTAAAGAACGAATTGAAAAAGCTCTGGCATTTGAAAAGGGAATTATCAGTTCAAACCTGGACCTTGAGACTAAAATTGTTACTGTAAGCTTTAAGACCTCCAAAACATCACCTGAAACAATTCGTAAAGCCATTGCAGCTGTTGGTTATGATGCTGATGAAGTGAGAGCTGATGTTGAGGCTTATGAAGCATTACCTGGTTGCTGCAAAAAGCCGGGTGATCCTAATCATATTCCTCACTGA
- the ndhC gene encoding NADH-quinone oxidoreductase subunit A, producing the protein MESQSLVLFFIVAVVLVGLALVFSSYVPPTSYNPVKFEPYECGIETIGGTWLQYTVGYYLFAILFLIFDVETVFIFPWATVMKTAGLTGFIEIIIFFFILGLGLLYGWKKHALKWE; encoded by the coding sequence ATGGAAAGTCAATCACTTGTACTTTTCTTTATTGTTGCAGTAGTCCTTGTTGGGCTAGCCTTAGTGTTCTCCAGTTACGTCCCCCCCACTTCGTACAATCCGGTTAAATTTGAGCCCTATGAGTGTGGAATTGAGACCATTGGAGGTACCTGGCTGCAATATACCGTAGGGTATTATCTCTTTGCCATTTTGTTTCTCATTTTTGACGTGGAAACAGTATTTATCTTTCCATGGGCAACTGTAATGAAAACTGCCGGGTTAACGGGATTCATTGAAATCATCATCTTCTTTTTCATACTCGGACTAGGACTGTTGTATGGATGGAAAAAACATGCATTGAAATGGGAATAA
- the nuoB gene encoding NADH-quinone oxidoreductase subunit NuoB, with protein sequence MGISSKKEFETNDFPILEQYGGGSIILTQLDALVNWARSNSVWPLTFGTRCCAIEMMATGASRHDFARFGYEVARATPRQADMIIISGSINYKMAPVLKRLYDQIADPKYVIAMGACAVSGGPFYYNSYSIVKGADHVIPVDIYVPGCPPRPEALLFAFLQLQKKIKREKNFKGMIKK encoded by the coding sequence ATGGGAATAAGCTCTAAAAAGGAATTCGAAACCAATGATTTCCCCATCCTCGAGCAATATGGAGGGGGAAGTATCATACTTACACAACTCGATGCGTTGGTTAACTGGGCCAGGTCAAATTCTGTCTGGCCATTGACTTTTGGTACCCGCTGTTGTGCAATAGAAATGATGGCAACCGGTGCTTCAAGGCATGATTTTGCCCGTTTCGGTTATGAAGTCGCCCGTGCGACACCACGCCAGGCAGATATGATCATCATTTCCGGATCCATCAATTATAAAATGGCCCCGGTACTGAAGAGGCTCTACGACCAGATTGCAGATCCAAAATATGTAATTGCAATGGGCGCCTGCGCTGTTTCCGGTGGTCCTTTTTACTACAATTCATATTCAATTGTAAAAGGAGCCGACCATGTGATCCCTGTTGATATATATGTCCCGGGTTGTCCGCCAAGGCCCGAAGCATTGCTTTTTGCTTTCCTACAGCTTCAGAAGAAGATTAAGAGGGAGAAGAATTTCAAAGGGATGATCAAAAAATAA
- a CDS encoding NADH-quinone oxidoreductase subunit C, which yields MLNEELITYLSKQFPGAEVKQGTQYVEVIAGADELHKVAQSLKESQETAFDYLVCLSGVDYPEYMSVVYHLESTKFKHFIVLKVKTSGRENPAIDTVCDIWPTAEFHEREVFDLLGVKFNNHPDLRRLFLDEGWGYPLRKDYVDEIHIVER from the coding sequence ATGTTAAACGAAGAATTAATCACCTATCTCAGCAAACAGTTTCCCGGGGCTGAGGTGAAGCAAGGCACCCAGTATGTTGAGGTGATTGCAGGTGCTGATGAACTTCATAAGGTAGCACAGAGCCTTAAAGAATCGCAGGAAACTGCTTTCGATTATCTCGTCTGCCTTTCAGGGGTTGATTACCCGGAATATATGAGCGTAGTTTATCACCTGGAATCAACCAAATTCAAGCATTTCATTGTCCTGAAAGTAAAAACATCCGGACGTGAAAACCCTGCGATTGATACTGTTTGTGATATCTGGCCGACCGCTGAATTCCATGAAAGGGAGGTTTTTGACCTGCTTGGAGTGAAATTCAATAATCATCCGGATTTGCGAAGGTTGTTTCTTGATGAAGGCTGGGGATACCCTCTCCGCAAAGATTATGTTGATGAAATCCATATCGTAGAAAGATAG
- a CDS encoding NADH-quinone oxidoreductase subunit D — protein MGPQHPSTHGVLRLLVKLEGEIVHNVQPHIGYIHSGIEKMTESLSYTQIPHLTDRMDYLSAHMNNEAVSLCVENALQVEIPDRVKYIRTIMAELQRIASHQLWWCATGMDLGALTTFFYGLRDREDILDIFEETCGARLTVNYSLPGGLMFDIHPNFQRKVKEFIKKFKKKLPEYDQLLTGNVIFQERSKGVGILSKEDAIAFGVTGPTGRASGFSCDVRKHHPYSAYPLVKFNEALGTEGDTFRRYQLRIAEMWESMAIIEQLIDNIPEGDYSAKMKGVIKLPEGEYYQRVESARGEFGVFIVSDGKKNPYRVKFRSPGFSNLFTINHIAKGWKIADLVAIMATFDLVIPDIDR, from the coding sequence ATGGGTCCACAACACCCGTCAACTCACGGTGTTCTGCGTTTGCTGGTCAAACTGGAAGGTGAAATAGTACATAATGTACAACCTCACATCGGCTATATCCATTCCGGTATCGAAAAAATGACAGAATCCCTGTCATATACTCAGATTCCTCATCTCACCGACCGTATGGACTATCTCTCAGCCCATATGAATAATGAAGCGGTATCACTTTGTGTTGAAAATGCTTTACAGGTTGAGATTCCTGATCGTGTTAAATATATCAGGACTATCATGGCCGAGTTGCAACGTATTGCTTCTCACCAGCTATGGTGGTGTGCCACCGGGATGGACCTTGGTGCACTAACAACCTTTTTCTATGGATTGCGCGACAGGGAAGATATTCTTGACATTTTTGAAGAAACCTGTGGTGCAAGGCTTACCGTTAATTATAGCCTTCCGGGTGGTTTGATGTTCGATATTCACCCAAATTTCCAGAGGAAAGTAAAAGAGTTTATCAAGAAATTCAAAAAGAAACTACCTGAATATGATCAGTTGCTCACCGGGAATGTGATTTTCCAGGAACGCAGCAAAGGTGTGGGAATCCTGAGTAAGGAAGATGCCATCGCTTTTGGTGTAACAGGACCTACCGGCAGGGCATCAGGATTCAGTTGCGATGTCAGGAAGCACCATCCATATAGTGCCTATCCTCTGGTTAAATTCAATGAAGCACTGGGAACCGAAGGAGATACTTTCAGGCGTTACCAGCTGAGGATCGCTGAAATGTGGGAATCGATGGCCATTATTGAACAACTGATTGATAACATCCCTGAAGGTGATTATTCAGCTAAAATGAAAGGGGTGATCAAACTTCCTGAAGGCGAATACTACCAGCGGGTTGAATCAGCCAGGGGTGAATTTGGAGTCTTTATCGTTAGTGATGGAAAGAAAAATCCTTACCGGGTTAAATTCCGCTCACCTGGATTTTCAAACCTGTTCACTATCAATCACATAGCTAAAGGTTGGAAAATCGCCGACCTGGTTGCCATCATGGCTACCTTCGACCTGGTAATCCCGGATATCGACCGATGA
- the nuoH gene encoding NADH-quinone oxidoreductase subunit NuoH, producing the protein MEFEKYDFTPITQSIHQALLESTTPLLTLIIEWTIIGVLYLLFVAVFGLFLVYAERKVCAAFQQRLGPMRVGPWGLLQTIADFIKLLMKELIQPKSVDSFLYNLAPFVVIIVPFLTISVIPFAPGLQALDFDIGIFFVTAVSSVGVIGVLLAGWASNNKYSLIGGMRSGAQIVSYELSVGLSLITMVILAGTMQISEIVLLQREGWFLFKGHIPAVIAFLVFIVAGTAETNRGPFDLAEAESELTAGFHTEYSGIKFAFFFLAEYINLFIVSAMAVIVFLGGWMPFHIGGWDGFNAIMDFIPGLVWFFMKVLGIIFLIMWFKWTFPRLRVDQILTLEWKYLLPINLFNILLMAFLVLMGWHW; encoded by the coding sequence ATGGAATTCGAAAAATACGATTTTACACCCATCACCCAATCCATTCATCAGGCTTTGCTGGAGAGCACTACTCCCCTGCTTACTTTAATCATTGAATGGACAATCATTGGGGTTCTTTATCTCCTGTTTGTAGCTGTCTTCGGACTTTTCCTCGTTTATGCCGAGCGTAAGGTTTGTGCAGCTTTTCAACAAAGGCTTGGCCCTATGAGGGTTGGTCCATGGGGTTTACTGCAAACCATTGCCGACTTCATTAAATTGTTAATGAAGGAATTAATACAACCCAAGAGTGTTGATTCCTTTTTATACAACCTGGCACCATTTGTAGTAATTATAGTGCCATTTCTCACCATTTCTGTAATTCCATTTGCCCCCGGCTTACAAGCCCTGGATTTCGATATCGGGATTTTCTTTGTTACTGCAGTTTCTTCAGTGGGAGTAATCGGTGTATTATTAGCAGGTTGGGCCAGTAATAACAAATACTCCCTGATCGGGGGTATGCGTTCGGGAGCCCAGATCGTCAGTTATGAGTTATCAGTAGGTCTTTCATTGATCACAATGGTAATTTTGGCCGGTACAATGCAGATTTCAGAAATTGTCCTCCTGCAAAGGGAAGGCTGGTTTCTTTTCAAAGGACATATTCCTGCTGTAATTGCCTTTCTGGTATTTATCGTGGCTGGTACTGCAGAAACCAATCGTGGTCCTTTTGACCTTGCCGAAGCAGAATCGGAGCTTACCGCAGGATTCCATACAGAATATTCAGGGATAAAATTTGCCTTCTTCTTCCTGGCAGAATACATCAACTTGTTCATCGTTTCAGCCATGGCAGTAATAGTATTCCTGGGTGGATGGATGCCTTTCCATATTGGCGGCTGGGATGGATTCAATGCCATCATGGACTTCATTCCCGGATTGGTTTGGTTCTTCATGAAAGTATTGGGTATTATCTTCCTCATTATGTGGTTCAAATGGACTTTCCCAAGGCTCAGGGTCGACCAGATCCTTACCCTGGAGTGGAAATACCTGCTTCCAATCAACCTGTTCAACATACTCTTAATGGCTTTCCTGGTCCTGATGGGTTGGCATTGGTAA
- a CDS encoding 4Fe-4S binding protein: protein MKSFLNYISEIFKGVWTLLIGMKVTAKYFFTPWKHVTQQYPENREKLFIAERFRGEVVMPHNENNEHACTGCGICELNCPNGSIEIITKSILTEEGKKKRIIDQHIYHLGMCTFCNLCVKTCPSDAIVMAQTFEHAYWDRTQLTKVLNKPGSKIMAGVKE, encoded by the coding sequence ATGAAATCATTCCTCAACTATATATCAGAAATATTCAAGGGAGTATGGACCTTACTCATTGGGATGAAGGTCACGGCAAAATACTTCTTCACTCCCTGGAAACATGTTACCCAGCAATATCCTGAAAACAGGGAGAAGCTGTTTATTGCCGAACGTTTTCGGGGTGAGGTAGTGATGCCCCACAATGAAAACAATGAGCATGCATGCACAGGCTGTGGGATTTGTGAATTGAATTGCCCGAATGGCTCTATTGAAATCATCACTAAATCGATCCTTACTGAAGAAGGCAAGAAGAAAAGAATCATCGACCAGCATATTTATCACCTGGGGATGTGCACATTCTGCAATTTATGCGTAAAAACCTGTCCTTCAGATGCAATTGTGATGGCTCAGACCTTCGAACACGCCTATTGGGATCGCACTCAACTCACCAAAGTATTGAATAAACCCGGTTCAAAGATTATGGCCGGAGTGAAGGAATAA
- a CDS encoding NADH-quinone oxidoreductase subunit J yields the protein MNSEIMFYILAGMILIFSVMTVTSRRILRAAVYLLFVLISTAGLYFMLSYSFLAAVQLTVYAGGIVVLIIFSILLTSHISERAVVADIKQTLLSALAAVAGAVLTLMTILRFTFVPTTQPATGTSVKDIGTALISYGENGYALPFEVISILLLAAMIGAIIVARKEKLKGEN from the coding sequence ATGAATAGCGAGATCATGTTTTATATATTGGCCGGAATGATCCTCATCTTCTCCGTGATGACGGTTACCAGCCGCAGGATCCTCCGGGCTGCTGTCTACCTGTTATTTGTGCTCATCAGTACCGCAGGATTGTATTTCATGCTCAGTTACAGCTTCCTTGCCGCAGTGCAGCTAACGGTTTATGCCGGTGGTATCGTAGTACTTATTATATTCTCCATCCTGCTAACCAGCCATATCAGTGAAAGAGCTGTTGTTGCTGACATAAAACAGACCTTGTTATCTGCCCTTGCAGCTGTTGCAGGAGCAGTGCTTACCCTAATGACCATTCTCAGGTTTACTTTTGTTCCCACTACCCAACCTGCTACCGGAACTTCAGTAAAAGATATTGGTACAGCCCTGATCTCTTATGGAGAAAACGGTTATGCCCTTCCATTTGAAGTGATCTCTATACTCCTTCTGGCTGCAATGATCGGAGCCATTATTGTTGCCCGTAAAGAGAAATTAAAAGGAGAAAACTAG
- the nuoK gene encoding NADH-quinone oxidoreductase subunit NuoK — protein MTGTIPLQFFLVISTLMFFIGIFGFLTRRNLITMLMSIELILNSVNINFVAFNKYLYPDQLAGHFFSLIVIAVAAAEAAVAIAIIINIYRNFRSIDVDNVDQMKN, from the coding sequence ATGACCGGAACCATACCCCTTCAATTTTTCCTGGTAATCAGTACATTGATGTTTTTCATCGGGATTTTCGGGTTTCTCACCAGGCGAAACCTGATTACCATGTTAATGTCGATAGAGCTAATCCTGAATTCAGTGAATATCAATTTCGTTGCATTCAATAAATACCTCTATCCTGACCAGCTTGCAGGACATTTCTTCAGTCTTATTGTGATTGCCGTTGCTGCAGCAGAAGCTGCCGTTGCTATCGCCATCATTATCAATATCTACAGGAATTTCAGATCGATTGATGTGGATAATGTAGACCAGATGAAGAATTAA
- the nuoL gene encoding NADH-quinone oxidoreductase subunit L has translation MSNYSYTILIPLVPLAVFLFTGLAGHKMKPMVSGLIGTAGLAFGAILSYVTAISYFWTGHAEGTAYTSIKAFEISWLNLTDALTIKLGALIDPISVMMLVVVTTVSLMVHIYSLGYMKGERGFHRFFAFLSLFSFSMLGLVLATNIFQMYIFWELVGVSSFLLIGFYYEKPSAVAASKKAFIVTRFADLGFLIGILMLSFNTNTFDFQTLVNPTGPAISQGGGAAFMGLSVLSWSLIFIFMGGAGKSAMFPLHIWLPDAMEGPTPVSALIHAATMVVAGVYLVARLFPVYALGAPDALTVVAWVGGISSLFAAIIACTQTDIKRVLAYSTMSQIGYMMLALGVSGFGGHDGLGFMASNFHLFTHAMFKALLFLGAGAVIHAVHSNDMSGMGNLRKYLPITHITFLIACITIAGIPPFSGFFSKDEILVAAYHHNKILFFIEYAVAGLTAFYMFRLYYSIFWGKETHYHHTPHEAPYVMTIPLMILAFGAVTTGFLPFHDLVTSDGLPLDLHTEWGIAIPSILIAVLGIAIATIMYRKVNGMPEKMAGIFGYFYKWAYRKFYIDEVYLFVTKKIIFNYISRPIAWFDRHVVDGTMNGIAGITQFASVSIKGLQSGRVQQYAFVFISGAIALVIIFVYLW, from the coding sequence ATGAGTAACTATTCCTATACGATACTAATCCCGCTGGTTCCCCTTGCAGTATTCTTATTTACGGGGCTTGCAGGGCATAAGATGAAACCGATGGTTTCAGGTTTGATCGGTACTGCGGGGCTTGCCTTTGGTGCTATTCTTTCCTATGTTACTGCCATTAGTTATTTCTGGACCGGGCATGCTGAAGGAACCGCCTATACTTCAATCAAGGCATTCGAGATCTCCTGGCTGAATCTGACGGATGCATTAACCATCAAACTGGGAGCTCTGATTGATCCTATTTCAGTTATGATGCTTGTGGTTGTCACTACAGTTTCTTTGATGGTGCATATCTACAGCCTTGGATATATGAAGGGAGAACGGGGATTTCACAGGTTCTTTGCATTCTTGTCTCTTTTCAGCTTTTCGATGCTGGGCCTTGTGCTGGCAACCAATATTTTCCAGATGTACATCTTCTGGGAGCTTGTTGGGGTTTCATCCTTCCTGCTCATTGGTTTTTATTATGAGAAACCCAGTGCTGTTGCTGCCTCCAAGAAGGCTTTCATCGTCACCCGGTTTGCTGACCTGGGATTCCTGATCGGTATCCTGATGCTTTCATTCAATACCAATACTTTTGATTTCCAGACCCTGGTGAATCCAACCGGTCCTGCCATCTCACAAGGTGGTGGTGCTGCTTTCATGGGATTATCTGTATTAAGCTGGTCGTTGATATTCATCTTTATGGGAGGTGCCGGGAAGTCGGCTATGTTTCCGCTGCACATCTGGTTGCCGGATGCAATGGAAGGCCCCACTCCTGTTTCAGCATTAATCCATGCCGCTACAATGGTTGTTGCAGGGGTTTACCTGGTAGCAAGGCTTTTCCCTGTATATGCACTTGGAGCGCCGGATGCACTAACGGTTGTAGCCTGGGTGGGTGGAATATCTTCACTGTTTGCGGCAATTATAGCTTGTACCCAGACTGATATAAAGCGTGTACTGGCGTATTCAACCATGTCGCAGATCGGCTATATGATGCTTGCCCTCGGGGTTTCCGGTTTCGGCGGGCATGATGGACTAGGCTTTATGGCTTCAAATTTTCACCTGTTTACCCATGCCATGTTCAAAGCCCTCCTCTTCCTGGGTGCCGGGGCAGTGATCCATGCTGTGCATTCAAATGATATGAGCGGAATGGGTAACTTGCGTAAATACCTGCCTATAACACATATCACCTTCCTGATAGCTTGTATAACCATTGCAGGGATACCGCCATTCTCAGGATTTTTCAGCAAAGATGAAATACTGGTTGCTGCCTACCATCATAACAAAATATTGTTCTTCATTGAATATGCAGTTGCCGGGCTCACCGCATTCTATATGTTCAGGCTTTATTACAGCATTTTCTGGGGCAAGGAAACACATTATCATCACACCCCTCATGAAGCGCCCTATGTAATGACAATCCCTTTGATGATACTTGCTTTTGGTGCTGTAACCACCGGATTTCTTCCTTTCCATGACCTGGTAACTTCCGATGGTTTGCCTCTTGATCTGCATACCGAATGGGGAATTGCAATTCCTTCCATTTTGATCGCTGTTTTAGGAATTGCAATTGCAACAATAATGTACAGAAAAGTAAACGGGATGCCGGAAAAAATGGCTGGAATCTTCGGTTATTTTTACAAATGGGCCTACAGGAAGTTCTACATCGATGAAGTCTATCTGTTCGTTACAAAAAAGATCATCTTCAATTATATTTCCCGTCCGATAGCATGGTTCGACAGGCATGTAGTGGATGGAACCATGAATGGAATTGCCGGTATTACCCAGTTTGCCTCTGTCAGCATCAAGGGACTCCAATCAGGAAGGGTGCAACAATATGCCTTTGTATTTATCTCTGGTGCCATAGCCCTTGTTATCATCTTCGTGTATCTCTGGTAA